From the genome of Poecile atricapillus isolate bPoeAtr1 chromosome 23, bPoeAtr1.hap1, whole genome shotgun sequence, one region includes:
- the PFKFB2 gene encoding 6-phosphofructo-2-kinase/fructose-2,6-bisphosphatase 2 isoform X2, with the protein MSGAPRGCTGAPRGRAGEKQCSWASYMTNSPTLIVMIGLPARGKTYMSKKLTRYLNWIGVPTKVFNLGVYRREAVKSYKSYDFFRHDNKEAMEIRKRCALVALEDVKSYLLEECGQIAVFDATNTTRERRDLILNFAKENAFKVFFVESVCDDPEVIAANILEVKVSSPDYPERHRENVMDDFLKRIECYKVTYEPLDPDANDKDLSFIKVINVGQRFLVNRVQDYIQSKIVYYLMNIHVQPRTIYLCRHGESEYNLLGRIGGDSGLSARGKQFSQALKKFIEEQEIVDLKVWTSQLKRTIQTAESLGVLYEQWKILNEIDAGVCEEMTYAEIEAKYPEEFAMRDQEKYLYRYPGGESYQDLVQRLEPVIMELERQGNVLVISHQAVMRCLLAYFLDKSADELPYLRCPLHTILKLTPVAYGCKVETITLNVEAVNTHRDKPSLNSHHLPSRQSPVRMRRNSFTPRASADSVKRPRHHSLGSKPLHLLGPLPSLEARGPFPSLEAREGAEQPQLEVTVQKMATLAV; encoded by the exons ATGTCGGGGGCGCCGCGGGGCTGCACCGGGGCCCCGCGGGGCAGGGCCGGCGAGAAGCAGTGCT catGGGCTTCCTACATGACCAACTCCCCGACGCTGATCGTGATGATCGGGCTGCCTGCGCGGGGCAAGACCTACATGTCCAAAAAGCTCACCCGCTACCTCAACTGGATCGGGGTGCCCACCAAag TGTTTAATTTAGGGGTGTATCGACGCGAGGCGGTGAAGTCCTACAAGTCCTACGACTTCTTCAGGCACGACAACAAAGAGGCCATGGAAATCCGCAA ACGCTGTGCCCTGGTGGCTCTGGAAGATGTGAAGTCTTATCTCTTGGAGGAGTGTGGGCAAATCGCT GTGTTTGATGCGACCAACACGACTCGGGAGCGACGGGACCTGATCTTAAATTTTGCTAAGGAAAATGCTTTCAAG GTGTTTTTCGTGGAGTCTGTCTGTGATGATCCAGAGGTCATCGCTGCCAATATCCTG GAGGTGAAAGTTTCCAGCCCTGACTACCCAGAGAGGCACCGGGAGAACGTGATGGACGATTTCCTGAAGAGGATCGAGTGCTACAAGGTCACCTACGAGCCTTTGGATCCCGATGCTAATGACAA AGATCTTTCCTTCATTAAAGTGATCAACGTGGGCCAGCGGTTCCTGGTGAACCGAGTCCAGGATTACATCCAGAGTAAAATCGTCTATTACCTGATGAACATCCACGTGCAGCCACGCACCATCTACCTCTGCCGGCACGGGGAGAGCGAGTACAACCTCCTGGGCAGGATTGGTGGGGACTCTGGGCTGTCAGCCCGAGGGAAACAG ttttcccaggcACTGAAGAAGTTCATTGAGGAGCAGGAGATCGTGGACCTGAAGGTGTGGACGAGCCAGCTGAAGAGGACAATCCAAACAGCCGAGTCCCTGGGGGTGCTCTACGAGCAGTGGAAGATCCTCAACGAGATTGATGCT gGGGTCTGTGAAGAAATGACCTATGCAGAAATTGAAGCCAAGTATCCAGAGGAGTTTGCCATGAGGGATCAGGAGAAGTATCTTTATCGTTATCCTGGAGGGGAG TCCTACCAGGACCTGGTGCAGCGCCTGGAGCCGGTAATTATGGAGCTGGAAAGGCAAGGCAACGTCCTGGTTATCTCCCACCAGGCAGTTATGAGGTGTCTCCTGGCTTATTTTCTTGACAAGAGTGCAG ATGAGCTGCCCTACCTGCGCTGCCCCCTCCACACCATTCTCAAGCTCACACCTGTTGCCTATG GCTGCAAAGTGGAGACAATTACCCTGAATGTGGAAGCAGTCAACACCCACAGGGACAAACCCTCCCTGAACTCA CACCACCTCCccagcaggcagagccctgtgaggatgaggaggaacaGCTTTACCCCGCGGGCCAGCGCCGACAGCGTAAAGCGCCCGCGGCACCACAGCCTGGGCAGCAAACCCCTCCATCTGCTGGGGCCtctgccatccctggaagcTCGAGGgcctttcccatccctggaagctcGAGAAGGggctgagcagccacagctggaagTCACTGTCCAG AAAATGGCCACTTTGGCAGTCTAG
- the PFKFB2 gene encoding 6-phosphofructo-2-kinase/fructose-2,6-bisphosphatase 2 isoform X1, which yields MSGAPRGCTGAPRGRAGEKQCSWASYMTNSPTLIVMIGLPARGKTYMSKKLTRYLNWIGVPTKVFNLGVYRREAVKSYKSYDFFRHDNKEAMEIRKRCALVALEDVKSYLLEECGQIAVFDATNTTRERRDLILNFAKENAFKVFFVESVCDDPEVIAANILEVKVSSPDYPERHRENVMDDFLKRIECYKVTYEPLDPDANDKDLSFIKVINVGQRFLVNRVQDYIQSKIVYYLMNIHVQPRTIYLCRHGESEYNLLGRIGGDSGLSARGKQFSQALKKFIEEQEIVDLKVWTSQLKRTIQTAESLGVLYEQWKILNEIDAGVCEEMTYAEIEAKYPEEFAMRDQEKYLYRYPGGESYQDLVQRLEPVIMELERQGNVLVISHQAVMRCLLAYFLDKSADELPYLRCPLHTILKLTPVAYGCKVETITLNVEAVNTHRDKPSLNSHHLPSRQSPVRMRRNSFTPRASADSVKRPRHHSLGSKPLHLLGPLPSLEARGPFPSLEAREGAEQPQLEVTVQPPEGNACL from the exons ATGTCGGGGGCGCCGCGGGGCTGCACCGGGGCCCCGCGGGGCAGGGCCGGCGAGAAGCAGTGCT catGGGCTTCCTACATGACCAACTCCCCGACGCTGATCGTGATGATCGGGCTGCCTGCGCGGGGCAAGACCTACATGTCCAAAAAGCTCACCCGCTACCTCAACTGGATCGGGGTGCCCACCAAag TGTTTAATTTAGGGGTGTATCGACGCGAGGCGGTGAAGTCCTACAAGTCCTACGACTTCTTCAGGCACGACAACAAAGAGGCCATGGAAATCCGCAA ACGCTGTGCCCTGGTGGCTCTGGAAGATGTGAAGTCTTATCTCTTGGAGGAGTGTGGGCAAATCGCT GTGTTTGATGCGACCAACACGACTCGGGAGCGACGGGACCTGATCTTAAATTTTGCTAAGGAAAATGCTTTCAAG GTGTTTTTCGTGGAGTCTGTCTGTGATGATCCAGAGGTCATCGCTGCCAATATCCTG GAGGTGAAAGTTTCCAGCCCTGACTACCCAGAGAGGCACCGGGAGAACGTGATGGACGATTTCCTGAAGAGGATCGAGTGCTACAAGGTCACCTACGAGCCTTTGGATCCCGATGCTAATGACAA AGATCTTTCCTTCATTAAAGTGATCAACGTGGGCCAGCGGTTCCTGGTGAACCGAGTCCAGGATTACATCCAGAGTAAAATCGTCTATTACCTGATGAACATCCACGTGCAGCCACGCACCATCTACCTCTGCCGGCACGGGGAGAGCGAGTACAACCTCCTGGGCAGGATTGGTGGGGACTCTGGGCTGTCAGCCCGAGGGAAACAG ttttcccaggcACTGAAGAAGTTCATTGAGGAGCAGGAGATCGTGGACCTGAAGGTGTGGACGAGCCAGCTGAAGAGGACAATCCAAACAGCCGAGTCCCTGGGGGTGCTCTACGAGCAGTGGAAGATCCTCAACGAGATTGATGCT gGGGTCTGTGAAGAAATGACCTATGCAGAAATTGAAGCCAAGTATCCAGAGGAGTTTGCCATGAGGGATCAGGAGAAGTATCTTTATCGTTATCCTGGAGGGGAG TCCTACCAGGACCTGGTGCAGCGCCTGGAGCCGGTAATTATGGAGCTGGAAAGGCAAGGCAACGTCCTGGTTATCTCCCACCAGGCAGTTATGAGGTGTCTCCTGGCTTATTTTCTTGACAAGAGTGCAG ATGAGCTGCCCTACCTGCGCTGCCCCCTCCACACCATTCTCAAGCTCACACCTGTTGCCTATG GCTGCAAAGTGGAGACAATTACCCTGAATGTGGAAGCAGTCAACACCCACAGGGACAAACCCTCCCTGAACTCA CACCACCTCCccagcaggcagagccctgtgaggatgaggaggaacaGCTTTACCCCGCGGGCCAGCGCCGACAGCGTAAAGCGCCCGCGGCACCACAGCCTGGGCAGCAAACCCCTCCATCTGCTGGGGCCtctgccatccctggaagcTCGAGGgcctttcccatccctggaagctcGAGAAGGggctgagcagccacagctggaagTCACTGTCCAG CCTCCAGAGGGAAATGCTTGCCTCTGA
- the PFKFB2 gene encoding 6-phosphofructo-2-kinase/fructose-2,6-bisphosphatase 2 isoform X4 produces MSGAPRGCTGAPRGRAGEKQCSWASYMTNSPTLIVMIGLPARGKTYMSKKLTRYLNWIGVPTKVFNLGVYRREAVKSYKSYDFFRHDNKEAMEIRKRCALVALEDVKSYLLEECGQIAVFDATNTTRERRDLILNFAKENAFKVFFVESVCDDPEVIAANILEVKVSSPDYPERHRENVMDDFLKRIECYKVTYEPLDPDANDKDLSFIKVINVGQRFLVNRVQDYIQSKIVYYLMNIHVQPRTIYLCRHGESEYNLLGRIGGDSGLSARGKQFSQALKKFIEEQEIVDLKVWTSQLKRTIQTAESLGVLYEQWKILNEIDAGVCEEMTYAEIEAKYPEEFAMRDQEKYLYRYPGGESYQDLVQRLEPVIMELERQGNVLVISHQAVMRCLLAYFLDKSADELPYLRCPLHTILKLTPVAYGCKVETITLNVEAVNTHRDKPSLNSKMATLAV; encoded by the exons ATGTCGGGGGCGCCGCGGGGCTGCACCGGGGCCCCGCGGGGCAGGGCCGGCGAGAAGCAGTGCT catGGGCTTCCTACATGACCAACTCCCCGACGCTGATCGTGATGATCGGGCTGCCTGCGCGGGGCAAGACCTACATGTCCAAAAAGCTCACCCGCTACCTCAACTGGATCGGGGTGCCCACCAAag TGTTTAATTTAGGGGTGTATCGACGCGAGGCGGTGAAGTCCTACAAGTCCTACGACTTCTTCAGGCACGACAACAAAGAGGCCATGGAAATCCGCAA ACGCTGTGCCCTGGTGGCTCTGGAAGATGTGAAGTCTTATCTCTTGGAGGAGTGTGGGCAAATCGCT GTGTTTGATGCGACCAACACGACTCGGGAGCGACGGGACCTGATCTTAAATTTTGCTAAGGAAAATGCTTTCAAG GTGTTTTTCGTGGAGTCTGTCTGTGATGATCCAGAGGTCATCGCTGCCAATATCCTG GAGGTGAAAGTTTCCAGCCCTGACTACCCAGAGAGGCACCGGGAGAACGTGATGGACGATTTCCTGAAGAGGATCGAGTGCTACAAGGTCACCTACGAGCCTTTGGATCCCGATGCTAATGACAA AGATCTTTCCTTCATTAAAGTGATCAACGTGGGCCAGCGGTTCCTGGTGAACCGAGTCCAGGATTACATCCAGAGTAAAATCGTCTATTACCTGATGAACATCCACGTGCAGCCACGCACCATCTACCTCTGCCGGCACGGGGAGAGCGAGTACAACCTCCTGGGCAGGATTGGTGGGGACTCTGGGCTGTCAGCCCGAGGGAAACAG ttttcccaggcACTGAAGAAGTTCATTGAGGAGCAGGAGATCGTGGACCTGAAGGTGTGGACGAGCCAGCTGAAGAGGACAATCCAAACAGCCGAGTCCCTGGGGGTGCTCTACGAGCAGTGGAAGATCCTCAACGAGATTGATGCT gGGGTCTGTGAAGAAATGACCTATGCAGAAATTGAAGCCAAGTATCCAGAGGAGTTTGCCATGAGGGATCAGGAGAAGTATCTTTATCGTTATCCTGGAGGGGAG TCCTACCAGGACCTGGTGCAGCGCCTGGAGCCGGTAATTATGGAGCTGGAAAGGCAAGGCAACGTCCTGGTTATCTCCCACCAGGCAGTTATGAGGTGTCTCCTGGCTTATTTTCTTGACAAGAGTGCAG ATGAGCTGCCCTACCTGCGCTGCCCCCTCCACACCATTCTCAAGCTCACACCTGTTGCCTATG GCTGCAAAGTGGAGACAATTACCCTGAATGTGGAAGCAGTCAACACCCACAGGGACAAACCCTCCCTGAACTCA AAAATGGCCACTTTGGCAGTCTAG
- the PFKFB2 gene encoding 6-phosphofructo-2-kinase/fructose-2,6-bisphosphatase 2 isoform X3 has translation MSGAPRGCTGAPRGRAGEKQCLFNLGVYRREAVKSYKSYDFFRHDNKEAMEIRKRCALVALEDVKSYLLEECGQIAVFDATNTTRERRDLILNFAKENAFKVFFVESVCDDPEVIAANILEVKVSSPDYPERHRENVMDDFLKRIECYKVTYEPLDPDANDKDLSFIKVINVGQRFLVNRVQDYIQSKIVYYLMNIHVQPRTIYLCRHGESEYNLLGRIGGDSGLSARGKQFSQALKKFIEEQEIVDLKVWTSQLKRTIQTAESLGVLYEQWKILNEIDAGVCEEMTYAEIEAKYPEEFAMRDQEKYLYRYPGGESYQDLVQRLEPVIMELERQGNVLVISHQAVMRCLLAYFLDKSADELPYLRCPLHTILKLTPVAYGCKVETITLNVEAVNTHRDKPSLNSHHLPSRQSPVRMRRNSFTPRASADSVKRPRHHSLGSKPLHLLGPLPSLEARGPFPSLEAREGAEQPQLEVTVQPPEGNACL, from the exons ATGTCGGGGGCGCCGCGGGGCTGCACCGGGGCCCCGCGGGGCAGGGCCGGCGAGAAGCAGTGCT TGTTTAATTTAGGGGTGTATCGACGCGAGGCGGTGAAGTCCTACAAGTCCTACGACTTCTTCAGGCACGACAACAAAGAGGCCATGGAAATCCGCAA ACGCTGTGCCCTGGTGGCTCTGGAAGATGTGAAGTCTTATCTCTTGGAGGAGTGTGGGCAAATCGCT GTGTTTGATGCGACCAACACGACTCGGGAGCGACGGGACCTGATCTTAAATTTTGCTAAGGAAAATGCTTTCAAG GTGTTTTTCGTGGAGTCTGTCTGTGATGATCCAGAGGTCATCGCTGCCAATATCCTG GAGGTGAAAGTTTCCAGCCCTGACTACCCAGAGAGGCACCGGGAGAACGTGATGGACGATTTCCTGAAGAGGATCGAGTGCTACAAGGTCACCTACGAGCCTTTGGATCCCGATGCTAATGACAA AGATCTTTCCTTCATTAAAGTGATCAACGTGGGCCAGCGGTTCCTGGTGAACCGAGTCCAGGATTACATCCAGAGTAAAATCGTCTATTACCTGATGAACATCCACGTGCAGCCACGCACCATCTACCTCTGCCGGCACGGGGAGAGCGAGTACAACCTCCTGGGCAGGATTGGTGGGGACTCTGGGCTGTCAGCCCGAGGGAAACAG ttttcccaggcACTGAAGAAGTTCATTGAGGAGCAGGAGATCGTGGACCTGAAGGTGTGGACGAGCCAGCTGAAGAGGACAATCCAAACAGCCGAGTCCCTGGGGGTGCTCTACGAGCAGTGGAAGATCCTCAACGAGATTGATGCT gGGGTCTGTGAAGAAATGACCTATGCAGAAATTGAAGCCAAGTATCCAGAGGAGTTTGCCATGAGGGATCAGGAGAAGTATCTTTATCGTTATCCTGGAGGGGAG TCCTACCAGGACCTGGTGCAGCGCCTGGAGCCGGTAATTATGGAGCTGGAAAGGCAAGGCAACGTCCTGGTTATCTCCCACCAGGCAGTTATGAGGTGTCTCCTGGCTTATTTTCTTGACAAGAGTGCAG ATGAGCTGCCCTACCTGCGCTGCCCCCTCCACACCATTCTCAAGCTCACACCTGTTGCCTATG GCTGCAAAGTGGAGACAATTACCCTGAATGTGGAAGCAGTCAACACCCACAGGGACAAACCCTCCCTGAACTCA CACCACCTCCccagcaggcagagccctgtgaggatgaggaggaacaGCTTTACCCCGCGGGCCAGCGCCGACAGCGTAAAGCGCCCGCGGCACCACAGCCTGGGCAGCAAACCCCTCCATCTGCTGGGGCCtctgccatccctggaagcTCGAGGgcctttcccatccctggaagctcGAGAAGGggctgagcagccacagctggaagTCACTGTCCAG CCTCCAGAGGGAAATGCTTGCCTCTGA
- the LOC131587850 gene encoding complement receptor type 1-like isoform X2: MSALELGRMRNCAAVLGSLLTAALIVTVHSLCAAPPRSQSAEPKDQLEDTGLFPHGFRMELVCRPGYGRKAHTPNVLVCGANGVWHGPSDICTPKACTYPGEPAHGRLLLPGSFTFGSTVNFTCDTGYRLTGHSEIECVLRNEVLTWNRDIPTCQAIPCAPPPEIANGQHSEMDKEHFVYGDSVTYWCHSPRRGQRPFSLVGEATIICTTTDNVNGVWSSPAPECKVVTCKQPRVENGKLLSGYRPHYSFGDTVVFDCDLHYSLSGSGASSCRDSDLWEPPLPVCQRSSCDEPPDVRNAVKARLAGNLFPVDTVVTYECRHGHQFSVGKTTWNISCLQGFVWSEPPPPCERVHCPDPHIPNGKPLHPWQVKEGYEYGDRLEVACSEGFAFEGRGSSVTLRCGSDGGWDPAVPECIPEPHCPEPDIPHGKEVGKSRSDYPVGARVKLACQEGFALRGSASITCGADLSWEPVLPFCDKVCGPPPRISFGYHSGRGDTEFPYGTKVTYECEEGLSLVGDESIYCSSDDGKSLAWSGPAPECRVIRCPKPVVERARMTPQTFTFPYGLLLHFSCDEGFRLHGAAQSQCLADGTWGPPLPTCQPVRCSQLPRQEDVVVHFNKLWYEVNETVSFRCKRDGAASKTTCSADGTWTPPPSCKSDVCERILRNKAAFQCGIPLSELKTLLEVQKLYLEIQKLEKELKIATYS; this comes from the exons ATGTCAGCCTTGGAgctggggaggatgaggaatTGTGCAGCTGTCCTTGGGTCactcctcactgctgctctcaTTGTGACTGTCCACA GTCTCtgcgcggccccgccgcggtCGCAGTCGGCAGAGCCCAAGGATCAGCTGGAGGACACTGGGCTGTTCCCCCATGGATTCAGGATGGAGCTGGTCTGTCGGCCAGGCTACGGGAGAAAAGCTCACACTCCAAACGTCCTCGTGTGCGGAGCCAACGGGGTGTGGCACGGACCCAGCGACATCTGCACCC CCAAGGCGTGCACCTACCCCGGGGAGCCGGCGCACGGCAGACTGCTCCTGCCCGGATCCTTCACTTTTGGCTCCACAGTGAACTTCACCTGTGACACTGG GTACAGACTGACTGGACACTCTGAGATTGAATGTGTGCTTAGAAACGAGGTTCTCACATGGAACAGAGACATTCCCACCTGTCAGG CGATTCCCTGTGCACCCCCTCCAGAAATCGCAAATGGGCAGCACAGTGAGATGGACAAGGAGCATTTTGTGTACGGGGATTCTGTCACCTACTGgtgccacagccccaggagggggCAGAGACCTTTCTCCCTGGTGGGAGAGGCCACAATTATCTGCACAACCACGGATAACGTGAACGGTGTGTggagcagcccagctccagaATGCAAAG TGGTGACCTGCAAGCAGCCAAGAGTGGAGAATGGGAAGCTGCTGAGCGGGTACCGGCCCCACTACAGCTTTGGGGACACCGTGGTGTTCGACTGTGACTTGCACTACAGCCTCAGCGGCAGCGGggcctccagctgcagggacagtgaCCTCTGGGAGCCCCCCCTGCCCGTGTGCCAGCGCA GCAGCTGCGATGAGCCCCCGGATGTGAGGAATGCTGTGAaagccaggctggctgggaaTCTGTTCCCTGTGGACACCGTGGTCACCTACGAGTGCCGGCACGGCCACCAGTTCAGCGTGGGGAAAACAACCTGGAACATCAGCTGCCTGCAGGGTTTTGTGTGGAGTGAGCCCCCTCCTCCGTGTGAAA GAGTTCATTGCCCAGATCCACACATCCCAAATGGAAAGCCCTTGCACCCATGGCAAGTGAAAGAGGGTTATGAGTACGGAGACAGGCTGGAAGTGGCGTGCAGTGAAGGATTTGCGTTCGAAGGCCGTGGCAGCAGCGTCACCCTCCGCTGTGGCAGCGATGGTGGATGGGATCCAGCAGTGCCAGAGTGCATTCCag AGCCACACTGCCCAGAGCCAGACATCCCTCATGGAAAGGAGGTTGGTAAAAGCAGGAGTGACTATCCCGTGGGGGCCCGGGTGAAGCTGGCGTGTCAGGAGGGCTTTGCCCTCAGGGGCTCAGCATCCATCACCTGTGGGGCTGATCTGAGCTGGGAGCCCGTGCTGCCCTTCTGTGACAAAG TCTGTGGGCCCCCTCCACGGATCTCCTTTGGGTACCACTCtggcagaggtgacacagaGTTCCCTTATGGCACCAAGGTGACCTATGAATGTGAAGAGGGGCTGTCCCTCGTGGGGGACGAGTCCATCTACTGCAGCTCAGATGATGGGAAGAGCCTGGCGTGGAGTGGACCTGCCCCAGAGTGCAGGG tgaTCCGGTGCCCCAAGCCCGTGGTGGAGAGGGCGAGGATGACCCCACAGACCTTCACCTTTCCCTACGGGCTGCTCCTGCACTTCTCCTGTGATGAAGGCTTCAGGCTGCACGGTGCTGCCCAGAGCCAGTGCCTGGCTGATGGCACCTGGGGCCCTCCCTTGCCCACCTGCCAGCCAG TTCGGTGCTCCCAGCTCCCGAGGCAGGAGGATGTCGTGGTTCACTTCAACAAGCTGTGGTATGAGGTGAATGAAACTGTGTCCTTCCGCTGCAAACGTGATGGGGCAGCTTCCAAAACCACCTGCTCAGCTGATGGCACCTGGACACCACCACCCTCGTGT AAGAGTGATGTGTGTGAGAGGATTCTTCGAAACAAAGCAGCTTTCCAGTGTGGAATTCCTCTGTCAGAACTGAAAACCCTGCTGGAAGTCCAGAAACTCTACCTGGAGATCCAGAAACTGGAAAAGGAGCTAAAAATCGCCACCTACAGCTGA
- the LOC131587850 gene encoding complement component receptor 1-like protein isoform X1 yields MSALELGRMRNCAAVLGSLLTAALIVTVHSLCAAPPRSQSAEPKDQLEDTGLFPHGFRMELVCRPGYGRKAHTPNVLVCGANGVWHGPSDICTPKACTYPGEPAHGRLLLPGSFTFGSTVNFTCDTGYRLTGHSEIECVLRNEVLTWNRDIPTCQAIPCAPPPEIANGQHSEMDKEHFVYGDSVTYWCHSPRRGQRPFSLVGEATIICTTTDNVNGVWSSPAPECKVVTCKQPRVENGKLLSGYRPHYSFGDTVVFDCDLHYSLSGSGASSCRDSDLWEPPLPVCQRSSCDEPPDVRNAVKARLAGNLFPVDTVVTYECRHGHQFSVGKTTWNISCLQGFVWSEPPPPCERVHCPDPHIPNGKPLHPWQVKEGYEYGDRLEVACSEGFAFEGRGSSVTLRCGSDGGWDPAVPECIPEPHCPEPDIPHGKEVGKSRSDYPVGARVKLACQEGFALRGSASITCGADLSWEPVLPFCDKVCGPPPRISFGYHSGRGDTEFPYGTKVTYECEEGLSLVGDESIYCSSDDGKSLAWSGPAPECRVIRCPKPVVERARMTPQTFTFPYGLLLHFSCDEGFRLHGAAQSQCLADGTWGPPLPTCQPVRCSQLPRQEDVVVHFNKLWYEVNETVSFRCKRDGAASKTTCSADGTWTPPPSCKKSDVCERILRNKAAFQCGIPLSELKTLLEVQKLYLEIQKLEKELKIATYS; encoded by the exons ATGTCAGCCTTGGAgctggggaggatgaggaatTGTGCAGCTGTCCTTGGGTCactcctcactgctgctctcaTTGTGACTGTCCACA GTCTCtgcgcggccccgccgcggtCGCAGTCGGCAGAGCCCAAGGATCAGCTGGAGGACACTGGGCTGTTCCCCCATGGATTCAGGATGGAGCTGGTCTGTCGGCCAGGCTACGGGAGAAAAGCTCACACTCCAAACGTCCTCGTGTGCGGAGCCAACGGGGTGTGGCACGGACCCAGCGACATCTGCACCC CCAAGGCGTGCACCTACCCCGGGGAGCCGGCGCACGGCAGACTGCTCCTGCCCGGATCCTTCACTTTTGGCTCCACAGTGAACTTCACCTGTGACACTGG GTACAGACTGACTGGACACTCTGAGATTGAATGTGTGCTTAGAAACGAGGTTCTCACATGGAACAGAGACATTCCCACCTGTCAGG CGATTCCCTGTGCACCCCCTCCAGAAATCGCAAATGGGCAGCACAGTGAGATGGACAAGGAGCATTTTGTGTACGGGGATTCTGTCACCTACTGgtgccacagccccaggagggggCAGAGACCTTTCTCCCTGGTGGGAGAGGCCACAATTATCTGCACAACCACGGATAACGTGAACGGTGTGTggagcagcccagctccagaATGCAAAG TGGTGACCTGCAAGCAGCCAAGAGTGGAGAATGGGAAGCTGCTGAGCGGGTACCGGCCCCACTACAGCTTTGGGGACACCGTGGTGTTCGACTGTGACTTGCACTACAGCCTCAGCGGCAGCGGggcctccagctgcagggacagtgaCCTCTGGGAGCCCCCCCTGCCCGTGTGCCAGCGCA GCAGCTGCGATGAGCCCCCGGATGTGAGGAATGCTGTGAaagccaggctggctgggaaTCTGTTCCCTGTGGACACCGTGGTCACCTACGAGTGCCGGCACGGCCACCAGTTCAGCGTGGGGAAAACAACCTGGAACATCAGCTGCCTGCAGGGTTTTGTGTGGAGTGAGCCCCCTCCTCCGTGTGAAA GAGTTCATTGCCCAGATCCACACATCCCAAATGGAAAGCCCTTGCACCCATGGCAAGTGAAAGAGGGTTATGAGTACGGAGACAGGCTGGAAGTGGCGTGCAGTGAAGGATTTGCGTTCGAAGGCCGTGGCAGCAGCGTCACCCTCCGCTGTGGCAGCGATGGTGGATGGGATCCAGCAGTGCCAGAGTGCATTCCag AGCCACACTGCCCAGAGCCAGACATCCCTCATGGAAAGGAGGTTGGTAAAAGCAGGAGTGACTATCCCGTGGGGGCCCGGGTGAAGCTGGCGTGTCAGGAGGGCTTTGCCCTCAGGGGCTCAGCATCCATCACCTGTGGGGCTGATCTGAGCTGGGAGCCCGTGCTGCCCTTCTGTGACAAAG TCTGTGGGCCCCCTCCACGGATCTCCTTTGGGTACCACTCtggcagaggtgacacagaGTTCCCTTATGGCACCAAGGTGACCTATGAATGTGAAGAGGGGCTGTCCCTCGTGGGGGACGAGTCCATCTACTGCAGCTCAGATGATGGGAAGAGCCTGGCGTGGAGTGGACCTGCCCCAGAGTGCAGGG tgaTCCGGTGCCCCAAGCCCGTGGTGGAGAGGGCGAGGATGACCCCACAGACCTTCACCTTTCCCTACGGGCTGCTCCTGCACTTCTCCTGTGATGAAGGCTTCAGGCTGCACGGTGCTGCCCAGAGCCAGTGCCTGGCTGATGGCACCTGGGGCCCTCCCTTGCCCACCTGCCAGCCAG TTCGGTGCTCCCAGCTCCCGAGGCAGGAGGATGTCGTGGTTCACTTCAACAAGCTGTGGTATGAGGTGAATGAAACTGTGTCCTTCCGCTGCAAACGTGATGGGGCAGCTTCCAAAACCACCTGCTCAGCTGATGGCACCTGGACACCACCACCCTCGTGT AAGAAGAGTGATGTGTGTGAGAGGATTCTTCGAAACAAAGCAGCTTTCCAGTGTGGAATTCCTCTGTCAGAACTGAAAACCCTGCTGGAAGTCCAGAAACTCTACCTGGAGATCCAGAAACTGGAAAAGGAGCTAAAAATCGCCACCTACAGCTGA